One segment of Bradyrhizobium sp. CB2312 DNA contains the following:
- a CDS encoding sulfite exporter TauE/SafE family protein translates to MPWIHELLAGAGVGLVAGLASGFTGTSPGGGLVIFSVLLLGAEQHVAQGTSLITQIPPTGLAGARRYWQSGNRSPLQWIIWIGIGFLVGGVGGGYAAASVSDSVLQWTYVVYLVALIALLILRRERKNDSIKARDHDELPRLPLLLIGMLAGFSSGFMGIGGGLAITVGLAAGLRVPQHQAQLVSLIFSVIPTNIPAAWIYWSKGAMVGWPAIIGIVAGLWIGTDLGARMANGVRKSALRRAMIALVSLMAFYMTYKALG, encoded by the coding sequence ATGCCCTGGATTCATGAGCTCCTCGCCGGCGCTGGCGTCGGTCTGGTCGCAGGGCTGGCATCGGGTTTCACAGGCACTAGCCCGGGTGGCGGCCTCGTGATCTTCTCCGTGCTGCTGCTCGGGGCCGAGCAACACGTTGCCCAAGGCACATCGCTGATCACGCAAATCCCCCCAACCGGCCTCGCCGGCGCGCGCCGCTACTGGCAGAGCGGCAATCGCAGTCCGCTGCAATGGATCATCTGGATCGGCATTGGATTTCTCGTCGGTGGCGTCGGCGGCGGCTATGCCGCGGCGTCGGTTTCGGACTCCGTTCTGCAATGGACTTACGTGGTCTATCTCGTTGCATTGATCGCGCTTCTGATCCTGCGCCGCGAGCGCAAGAACGACAGCATCAAGGCCCGTGACCACGACGAACTGCCCCGGCTCCCACTGCTCCTCATCGGCATGCTCGCCGGATTTTCCTCCGGCTTCATGGGCATCGGCGGCGGGCTCGCGATTACCGTCGGCCTCGCCGCGGGCCTGCGCGTGCCGCAACATCAGGCGCAACTTGTCAGCCTGATTTTCTCGGTGATCCCGACCAACATTCCGGCGGCCTGGATCTACTGGAGCAAAGGGGCGATGGTCGGCTGGCCGGCCATCATCGGCATCGTCGCCGGCCTGTGGATCGGCACCGACCTCGGCGCGCGCATGGCCAACGGCGTCCGCAAATCGGCGCTGCGCCGGGCCATGATCGCCCTCGTCTCGCTGATGGCGTTCTACATGACGTACAAGGCGCTGGGCTGA
- a CDS encoding glutathione S-transferase N-terminal domain-containing protein has product MSDLSAFPITKRWPAKHPELLQLYSLPTPNGVKVSIMLEEIGLPYEVHLVDFGKDDQTTAEFRSLNPNGKIPAILDPNGPGGRPLPLFESGVILQYLAEKTGKLLPEDAARRYQTIQWVHFQMGGIGPMFGQVGFFHKFAGKDFEDKRPRDRYVGEAKRLLGVMETHLSGRQWFMDDDYTIADISMLGWVRNLIGFYGAGDLVEFNQFKSVGAWLERGLARPAVERGLNIPKRP; this is encoded by the coding sequence ATGTCCGATCTGTCCGCCTTTCCCATCACCAAGCGTTGGCCTGCGAAGCACCCCGAGTTGCTTCAGCTCTATTCGCTGCCGACGCCGAACGGCGTCAAGGTCTCGATCATGCTCGAGGAGATCGGGCTGCCTTACGAAGTCCATCTCGTCGATTTCGGCAAGGACGATCAGACGACGGCAGAGTTTCGATCGCTCAATCCGAACGGCAAGATCCCTGCGATCCTCGATCCCAATGGTCCCGGTGGCAGGCCGCTGCCGCTGTTCGAGTCCGGTGTCATCCTGCAATATCTCGCGGAGAAGACCGGCAAACTGCTGCCGGAGGACGCCGCGCGCCGCTACCAGACCATCCAGTGGGTGCATTTTCAGATGGGCGGCATCGGCCCGATGTTCGGCCAGGTCGGCTTCTTCCACAAATTCGCCGGCAAGGATTTTGAGGACAAGCGGCCGCGCGATCGTTACGTCGGCGAAGCCAAGCGTCTGCTTGGCGTGATGGAGACGCATCTCTCCGGCCGGCAATGGTTCATGGACGACGACTACACCATCGCCGACATCTCGATGCTCGGCTGGGTACGCAATCTCATCGGCTTCTACGGCGCCGGCGATCTCGTCGAGTTCAATCAATTCAAGTCGGTCGGTGCCTGGCTCGAACGCGGGCTGGCGCGCCCGGCGGTGGAGCGCGGGCTGAACATTCCGAAGCGGCCGTAA
- a CDS encoding DUF429 domain-containing protein, producing the protein MPNYLGLDGFRFGWVAAWIDERGDHGFDYSPGLTRLLAMPHARAMIDMPIGLKPSGYRACDLHARELVGPAVFLGARRDLWTFPDMAAANRHYWEHEGKGRGVSAQLWNIRDKIRDVDAIMTPARQATIGEAHPELIFWNLAGRKRLARKTSAEGREQRIALLAQSGFTRLPKWLTQRHGTGIGRDDLIDACACATAARDSTQRVGGEEVDPRGLRMEINY; encoded by the coding sequence GTGCCCAACTATCTCGGCCTTGATGGATTTCGCTTCGGCTGGGTCGCGGCCTGGATTGACGAGCGCGGCGATCACGGCTTCGATTACTCGCCGGGGCTGACACGGCTGCTCGCAATGCCGCACGCGCGCGCGATGATCGACATGCCGATCGGATTGAAGCCGAGCGGCTACCGGGCCTGCGATTTGCACGCACGCGAGCTGGTCGGGCCTGCCGTGTTTCTCGGGGCGCGCCGTGACCTCTGGACGTTTCCCGATATGGCGGCAGCCAATCGGCACTATTGGGAACACGAAGGCAAGGGCAGGGGCGTCTCTGCGCAGCTCTGGAATATCAGGGACAAGATCAGGGACGTCGACGCGATCATGACGCCGGCGCGGCAGGCGACGATCGGGGAGGCGCATCCGGAATTGATTTTCTGGAATCTCGCCGGCCGCAAGCGGCTTGCCAGGAAGACGTCTGCGGAAGGCCGCGAGCAACGCATCGCGCTTCTGGCGCAAAGCGGCTTCACCCGCCTGCCGAAATGGCTGACGCAGCGTCACGGCACCGGTATCGGCCGCGACGATCTCATCGATGCCTGCGCCTGTGCAACCGCTGCACGCGACAGCACGCAGCGTGTCGGCGGGGAGGAGGTCGATCCACGCGGGTTGCGGATGGAGATCAATTATTGA
- a CDS encoding RtcB family protein, producing the protein MRRSDPYMERARELCLAAGVAPDSRVGEGRGQPAWCLYKDAARKEHLAREADATASAIAQLRPQDARFQNAPLKIFGPHEEATIAQMRNCMAVGNVVSGVICADGHLGYAQPVGGVIAYEKQISISGVGFDIGCGNMAARLDTRFDDIAPIAPTIIRDVAKVISFGVGRANAERAEHELFDDGDAWRESDMEAYRQKAVSQLGTVGSGNHYVDLMRDEDGFVWIGVHFGSRGLGHTSATRYLKAAGGKDGMNVPPAVVDEDSELGRRYIAAMQLAGRYAYAGREWVVERVRQIIGGSVTESVHNHHNYAWRETHDGKDLWVVRKGATPAFPGQKGFVGGSMGDDAVILEGVDSPEAKASLYSTVHGAGRMFGRKEAKRRFSREEMDRWLNERGVTLIGADLDESPMAYRRLPDVLAQHAGTVRVLHTLRPFAVAMAGEGEFDPWKD; encoded by the coding sequence ATGCGACGATCCGATCCCTACATGGAACGCGCCCGCGAGCTGTGCCTTGCCGCCGGTGTCGCTCCCGACTCGCGCGTCGGCGAAGGACGCGGCCAGCCGGCCTGGTGCCTGTACAAGGACGCCGCGCGCAAGGAGCACCTGGCCCGCGAAGCCGATGCGACCGCGAGCGCGATCGCCCAGCTGCGTCCGCAGGACGCCCGCTTCCAGAATGCGCCGCTGAAGATTTTCGGCCCGCATGAGGAGGCGACCATCGCGCAGATGCGCAACTGCATGGCAGTCGGCAACGTCGTGTCCGGCGTGATCTGCGCCGACGGCCATCTCGGTTACGCCCAGCCGGTTGGCGGTGTCATCGCCTATGAGAAGCAGATCAGCATCTCCGGCGTCGGCTTCGACATCGGTTGCGGCAACATGGCTGCAAGGCTCGACACGCGCTTCGACGACATCGCGCCGATCGCCCCCACGATCATCCGTGACGTCGCCAAGGTGATCTCGTTCGGTGTCGGTCGTGCCAACGCCGAGCGGGCCGAGCACGAGCTGTTCGACGACGGCGACGCCTGGCGTGAGAGCGACATGGAGGCCTACCGTCAGAAGGCGGTGAGCCAGCTCGGCACGGTCGGATCGGGCAACCACTATGTCGACCTCATGCGCGACGAGGATGGCTTTGTCTGGATTGGCGTCCACTTCGGAAGCCGCGGCCTTGGACACACCTCCGCGACGCGCTACCTCAAAGCCGCTGGCGGCAAGGACGGAATGAACGTCCCGCCAGCCGTAGTCGACGAGGACTCCGAGCTCGGCCGCCGCTACATCGCGGCGATGCAGCTCGCCGGGCGTTACGCCTATGCGGGCCGCGAGTGGGTCGTCGAACGCGTCCGCCAGATCATCGGCGGCAGCGTGACCGAGAGCGTGCACAATCACCACAACTATGCCTGGCGTGAGACCCACGACGGCAAGGATCTGTGGGTGGTGCGCAAGGGCGCGACGCCGGCGTTCCCCGGCCAGAAGGGATTCGTCGGCGGCTCGATGGGCGACGACGCCGTCATCCTCGAAGGCGTCGACAGCCCGGAAGCCAAGGCTTCGCTCTACTCCACCGTGCACGGCGCAGGCCGCATGTTCGGGCGCAAGGAAGCGAAGCGGCGCTTCTCGCGCGAGGAGATGGACCGCTGGCTCAACGAGCGCGGCGTCACCTTGATCGGTGCCGACCTCGACGAGAGCCCGATGGCCTATCGCCGCCTGCCCGACGTGCTCGCCCAGCACGCCGGTACCGTGCGGGTGCTGCACACGCTGCGGCCCTTCGCCGTCGCCATGGCTGGCGAAGGCGAATTCGATCCTTGGAAGGACTAA
- a CDS encoding carboxymuconolactone decarboxylase family protein translates to MTDYQTPDDLKSIPAFVALAPVEANAFLAFNHAVERKDGLIPPKYRELISLAVALTTQCAYCLDVHTAQAAKAGATREEVAEAALIAAAVRAGGTLGHALLAQRPFERHRGEGES, encoded by the coding sequence ATGACCGATTATCAAACCCCTGACGATCTGAAATCGATTCCGGCCTTCGTGGCGCTCGCGCCGGTCGAGGCCAACGCGTTCCTGGCGTTCAACCACGCGGTCGAACGCAAGGATGGCTTGATCCCGCCGAAATATCGCGAGCTGATCTCGCTCGCGGTCGCGCTCACCACGCAGTGCGCCTATTGCCTCGACGTGCACACGGCGCAGGCGGCGAAAGCCGGCGCAACGCGCGAGGAGGTGGCGGAAGCCGCGCTGATCGCGGCCGCGGTCCGTGCCGGTGGCACGCTCGGCCATGCGCTGCTGGCGCAGCGCCCGTTCGAGCGGCATCGCGGCGAGGGGGAGAGCTAG
- a CDS encoding sigma-70 family RNA polymerase sigma factor: MSAAAISPNLFEAARLGDPQAIASLLETAQPDIRRYARATCRSSADAEDAAQEALWILFRHVGTIRSLLAFSGWLFSVVRRECLRLARKAGFAPAIDLGEAEALILSRPEADLRLDLAAAFEALPPHYRDVALMRDVKEMTIDDIADALGASRQTVKARLHRARALMREYLTR; this comes from the coding sequence GTGAGTGCGGCTGCGATCTCGCCAAACCTGTTCGAGGCGGCGCGGCTCGGCGATCCCCAGGCGATCGCTTCGCTGCTCGAGACGGCGCAGCCGGACATCCGCCGTTACGCCCGCGCGACCTGCCGCAGCTCGGCGGATGCCGAGGACGCCGCGCAGGAAGCGCTGTGGATCCTGTTCCGCCATGTCGGGACGATCCGCTCGCTGCTGGCGTTTTCGGGCTGGTTGTTCAGCGTGGTCCGCCGCGAATGCCTGCGGCTCGCGCGCAAAGCCGGCTTCGCGCCGGCGATCGACCTAGGCGAAGCAGAAGCGCTGATCCTTTCGCGTCCCGAAGCGGATCTGCGGCTCGACCTGGCCGCGGCGTTCGAGGCGCTGCCGCCACATTACCGCGACGTCGCGCTGATGCGCGACGTCAAGGAAATGACCATCGATGACATCGCCGACGCACTTGGTGCGTCCAGGCAAACCGTCAAGGCCCGCCTGCATCGCGCCCGCGCCCTGATGCGCGAATATCTGACGAGATGA
- a CDS encoding DUF2892 domain-containing protein — MAFYRKNIGGLHQAVRIAAGIAVALAALVYLTGAAAWLVALGGAGFALTGLVGYCPMCAMAGIGRGGVS; from the coding sequence ATGGCATTTTACAGGAAGAACATCGGCGGACTGCATCAGGCGGTGCGGATCGCCGCAGGAATCGCGGTGGCGCTCGCGGCATTGGTCTATCTCACAGGCGCTGCGGCGTGGCTGGTGGCGCTCGGCGGTGCCGGCTTCGCGTTGACCGGCCTCGTTGGCTATTGCCCGATGTGCGCGATGGCCGGGATCGGGAGAGGAGGCGTGTCGTGA
- a CDS encoding serine hydrolase domain-containing protein, whose amino-acid sequence MDARTPDFSAARTAMQRYVDQEIIPGVSWAVLRGREVVDQQCVGFADREANTALRPDHIFRAFSNTKIFVTCAIMLLVEEGRIGLDDAIEKFMPQLGNRKVLRQGATSLADVEPANGPITIRQLLTHTSGLSYGIFDPGTVLFKGYNEARVLNPLTPLTDMIDKLSDLPLSYHPGTGWEYSVATDVLGRLVEVVSGKPLDAFLKARIFDALGMTDTGFYVPEARQGRLVALYNGADVLDPMKPGLTRADNLPYPQAYRRSFPRLSGGGGLVSTLPDVLALVRALLPGADTLLKPDTLRQMMTNQLPAGQSIRFANLGPIPGKGFGLGGAVTFAPTPFDPPNSTGEFQWGGLAGTHWWICPEANTAGVLMAQRYMGFWNPFFFEFKRLAYQAVGG is encoded by the coding sequence ATGGACGCCAGGACGCCAGATTTTTCCGCTGCGCGGACGGCGATGCAGCGGTACGTCGATCAGGAGATCATTCCCGGCGTATCCTGGGCGGTGCTGCGCGGGCGCGAGGTCGTGGACCAGCAATGCGTCGGCTTCGCCGATCGCGAGGCGAATACCGCGCTGCGTCCCGACCACATCTTCCGCGCGTTCTCCAACACCAAGATCTTCGTCACCTGCGCGATCATGCTGCTGGTCGAGGAAGGCCGCATCGGGCTCGATGACGCGATCGAGAAATTCATGCCACAGCTTGGCAATCGCAAGGTGCTCAGGCAGGGCGCGACGAGCCTTGCCGACGTCGAGCCGGCGAACGGCCCGATCACGATCCGCCAGCTCCTGACCCACACGTCCGGACTGAGCTACGGTATCTTCGATCCCGGCACGGTGTTGTTCAAAGGCTACAACGAAGCGCGCGTGCTCAATCCGCTGACGCCGCTGACCGACATGATCGACAAGCTCTCCGATCTGCCGCTGTCCTATCATCCAGGCACTGGCTGGGAATACTCGGTCGCGACCGACGTGCTCGGCCGCCTCGTGGAGGTCGTTTCGGGCAAGCCCCTCGATGCCTTCCTCAAGGCGCGCATCTTCGATGCCCTCGGCATGACCGATACCGGCTTCTACGTGCCGGAGGCGCGGCAGGGCAGGCTGGTTGCGCTTTACAATGGTGCCGATGTACTTGATCCCATGAAGCCGGGCCTGACGCGCGCCGACAATCTGCCTTACCCGCAGGCTTATCGGCGGTCGTTCCCACGGCTGTCGGGCGGCGGCGGTCTGGTCTCGACCTTGCCCGATGTGCTGGCGCTGGTCCGCGCGCTGCTGCCGGGGGCGGATACACTGCTCAAGCCCGACACGCTGCGGCAGATGATGACGAACCAGCTGCCCGCGGGCCAGTCCATCCGCTTTGCCAATCTCGGGCCGATCCCCGGCAAGGGCTTTGGCCTCGGCGGCGCCGTCACTTTCGCGCCGACGCCGTTCGATCCGCCGAACTCTACCGGCGAATTCCAATGGGGCGGCCTCGCGGGAACGCACTGGTGGATTTGCCCGGAGGCCAACACTGCCGGCGTGCTGATGGCCCAGCGCTACATGGGGTTCTGGAATCCGTTCTTCTTCGAGTTCAAGCGCCTGGCCTATCAGGCGGTCGGAGGCTGA
- a CDS encoding GNAT family N-acetyltransferase gives MTDSDEALLDRPIWGALTTSHKHLAEGGPRALCYPQDMTPFADMVDMSAGSFAALGDLMAPTQVVALFTPEPVDVPVGFKVVLSESCDQMIGSPADSPRRDAEIVTLGKADVPAMTALTTLTKPGPFAARTHELGTFLGIRAGGELVAMTGERMKPGKFVEMTAVCVDPDHRGRGYAQALLAAVARRIEARGEIPFLHVFSNNTSAIALYRRQGMRLRRRLHVTAFMKQE, from the coding sequence GTGACCGACAGCGATGAGGCGCTTTTGGACCGTCCGATCTGGGGCGCGCTGACAACGAGCCATAAACATCTGGCCGAAGGCGGCCCGCGCGCGCTGTGCTATCCCCAGGACATGACGCCGTTCGCCGACATGGTCGACATGTCCGCAGGGAGTTTCGCCGCGCTCGGCGATCTCATGGCGCCCACGCAGGTTGTCGCGCTGTTCACGCCGGAGCCGGTCGATGTTCCCGTCGGCTTCAAGGTGGTGCTGTCTGAGAGCTGTGACCAGATGATCGGCTCACCGGCGGACAGCCCGCGGCGTGATGCCGAGATCGTCACGCTCGGGAAGGCCGACGTTCCCGCGATGACGGCATTGACGACGCTGACCAAGCCCGGACCCTTCGCCGCGCGGACGCACGAGCTCGGCACCTTCCTCGGCATTCGTGCCGGCGGCGAGTTGGTCGCGATGACGGGCGAGCGGATGAAGCCGGGCAAGTTCGTCGAGATGACCGCGGTCTGCGTCGATCCTGATCATCGCGGGCGCGGCTACGCGCAGGCGCTGCTCGCAGCTGTCGCGCGCCGGATCGAGGCGCGCGGCGAAATTCCGTTCCTGCATGTGTTTTCGAACAACACATCCGCAATCGCGCTGTACCGGCGACAGGGCATGCGCCTCCGTCGCCGCCTGCATGTGACGGCGTTCATGAAGCAGGAGTAG
- a CDS encoding Lin0512 family protein, with amino-acid sequence MTRVRCVTEMGMGVDVHGRDATKAAKRAVSDAIRHSSLGFFRMIGKTANDMFVDVTIGVPNPEAVDKEAVAKELPYGTVTVTAVKGGLEIPSATEVANDPILIANAAVIVSFDKD; translated from the coding sequence ATGACACGTGTTCGCTGCGTTACCGAGATGGGCATGGGCGTCGACGTCCACGGCAGGGACGCCACCAAGGCGGCGAAGCGGGCGGTGTCCGATGCCATCCGGCATTCGAGCCTGGGTTTCTTCAGGATGATCGGCAAGACCGCAAACGACATGTTCGTGGATGTCACGATCGGCGTACCCAACCCCGAGGCGGTCGACAAGGAAGCCGTTGCAAAGGAGCTTCCTTACGGCACCGTGACCGTCACCGCGGTCAAGGGCGGGCTGGAAATTCCCTCGGCCACGGAAGTGGCCAACGATCCCATCCTGATCGCCAATGCCGCCGTCATCGTCAGCTTCGACAAGGACTGA
- a CDS encoding acetolactate synthase large subunit — protein sequence MSGQERKVKGSDLFVAALENEGVDRIFGVPGEENLDLVESLRTSKIELVLTRHEQAAAFMAATHGRLTGKPGVCLSTLGPGALNLSTGAAYAHLGAMPMILITGQKPIMSSRQARFQIVDVVATMKPLTKLSRQIVSASSIPTVVRDAFRVAMEERPGPVHLELPEDIAGDEVPAAAAIPVHPIEIPVAHRAALDRAAEMILAAKRPLVMMGAATSRPRSTHGIASFVRRTGIPFFTTQMGKGTVPGGTNLYMGTAALSERDYVHDAIDAADLIVAIGHDPVEKPPFIMGPSGPKVIHVSYTPASVELVYFPDAEVVGDVGPSLEQLADRLEGKLPQAATLLPLREEILNHIADRATEARWPPTPQRIVHDIRQVIPENGIVALDNGMYKIWFARNYRTRVANTLLLDNALATMGAGLPSAMMAAMLYPDRRVLAVAGDGGFMMNSQEMETAVRLKLNLVVLVLEDNAYGMIRWKQAVDHFADYGMTFGNPDFTLYAKAYGAKGHRIESIDSFGPTLEAAFKAGGVHLVVIPIDYSENVRVLVDELRAHEKAKA from the coding sequence ATGAGTGGGCAGGAGCGCAAGGTGAAGGGCTCGGACCTGTTTGTCGCGGCGCTGGAGAATGAAGGCGTCGACCGCATTTTTGGCGTGCCCGGCGAGGAAAACCTCGACCTCGTCGAATCGCTGCGCACCTCCAAGATCGAACTGGTGCTGACCCGCCACGAGCAGGCCGCGGCTTTCATGGCGGCGACGCACGGGCGGCTGACCGGCAAGCCCGGCGTGTGTCTCTCCACTCTCGGTCCCGGCGCGCTCAACCTGTCCACCGGTGCGGCTTACGCCCATCTCGGCGCGATGCCGATGATCCTGATCACCGGCCAGAAGCCGATCATGAGCAGCCGGCAGGCGCGCTTCCAGATCGTGGATGTGGTGGCGACGATGAAGCCGCTGACAAAGCTGTCACGGCAGATCGTCAGCGCCTCCTCGATCCCGACCGTGGTGCGCGACGCGTTTCGCGTGGCGATGGAGGAGCGGCCCGGACCGGTGCATCTCGAGCTGCCCGAGGACATCGCCGGCGATGAAGTGCCTGCGGCCGCCGCAATCCCGGTTCATCCGATCGAGATCCCGGTCGCCCATCGCGCCGCGCTCGATCGTGCCGCCGAGATGATCTTGGCCGCGAAGCGTCCGCTGGTGATGATGGGGGCGGCGACCAGCCGGCCGCGGTCGACCCACGGCATCGCCAGCTTCGTGCGGCGGACTGGCATTCCGTTCTTCACCACGCAGATGGGGAAGGGCACCGTGCCCGGCGGCACCAATCTCTATATGGGCACCGCGGCGCTGTCCGAACGCGACTACGTCCATGACGCCATCGACGCCGCCGACCTCATCGTCGCGATCGGCCACGATCCCGTCGAGAAGCCGCCCTTCATCATGGGGCCGTCGGGGCCGAAGGTCATTCACGTCAGCTACACGCCGGCGAGCGTCGAGCTGGTCTATTTTCCTGATGCCGAGGTCGTCGGCGATGTCGGCCCGAGCCTGGAGCAGCTCGCCGATCGGCTCGAAGGCAAGCTACCGCAGGCCGCGACGCTGTTGCCGCTCCGCGAAGAGATCCTCAATCACATCGCCGATCGCGCCACCGAGGCGCGTTGGCCGCCGACGCCGCAGCGCATCGTGCACGACATCCGCCAGGTCATCCCCGAGAACGGCATCGTCGCGCTCGACAACGGCATGTACAAGATCTGGTTCGCGCGCAACTATCGCACCCGCGTCGCCAACACGCTGCTGCTCGACAACGCGCTGGCGACCATGGGCGCTGGCCTGCCGTCGGCGATGATGGCGGCGATGCTCTATCCCGATCGCCGCGTGCTCGCGGTCGCCGGCGACGGCGGCTTCATGATGAACAGCCAGGAGATGGAGACGGCCGTCCGCCTCAAGCTCAATCTGGTCGTGCTGGTGCTGGAGGACAACGCCTACGGCATGATCCGCTGGAAGCAGGCCGTCGATCATTTCGCCGATTACGGCATGACCTTCGGCAATCCCGACTTTACGCTGTACGCCAAGGCCTATGGCGCGAAGGGACATCGGATCGAGAGCATCGACAGCTTTGGCCCGACGCTGGAGGCCGCCTTTAAGGCGGGCGGGGTGCATCTGGTCGTGATCCCGATCGACTATTCGGAGAACGTCCGGGTGCTGGTCGATGAGCTGCGCGCGCACGAAAAGGCGAAGGCTTGA
- a CDS encoding LysR family transcriptional regulator, protein MDRFDAMRLFVRLVERRSFTAAAADLGIPRSTASEVLRGLEARLGARLLERTTRHVTPTLDGEDFYRRCVAILAEVEEAEAAMRDAQPRGLLRIDAHPLLTRTFILPHLPEFLSRHPQLELQIGQGDRLVDLVREGVDCVIRSGEPGDSGMIQRRLGTIAEITVASPAYLARHGMPVMPDKLEEHQMVAFVSSRTGDVLPLEFSVAGALRQIVLPSRVRVNNSDTMADLARLGFGLAQAPRYRFADDLASGALVEVLADYPPSPTPLSALYPQNRQLALRLRVFLDWIAGIFAAAKL, encoded by the coding sequence ATGGATCGCTTTGACGCCATGCGCCTGTTCGTCCGTCTCGTCGAGCGGCGGAGCTTTACGGCTGCGGCTGCCGATCTCGGCATTCCCCGCTCGACGGCGAGCGAGGTCTTGCGCGGGCTCGAAGCGCGCCTCGGCGCGCGCCTGCTGGAGCGGACGACCCGCCACGTCACGCCGACGCTCGACGGCGAGGACTTTTATCGCCGCTGCGTCGCCATCCTCGCGGAAGTCGAGGAGGCGGAAGCCGCGATGCGCGACGCGCAACCTCGCGGCCTGCTCCGCATCGACGCGCATCCCTTGCTGACCCGGACCTTCATCCTGCCGCATCTGCCCGAGTTTCTTTCGCGCCATCCGCAGCTCGAATTGCAGATCGGGCAGGGCGACCGGCTGGTCGATCTCGTGCGCGAGGGTGTCGACTGCGTGATCCGGTCGGGCGAGCCCGGTGACAGCGGCATGATCCAGCGTCGCCTCGGCACGATCGCGGAGATCACGGTGGCAAGCCCGGCCTATCTTGCGCGTCACGGCATGCCGGTGATGCCTGATAAGCTCGAGGAACACCAGATGGTGGCCTTCGTCTCCTCGCGCACCGGCGACGTGCTGCCGCTGGAATTTTCTGTTGCCGGCGCACTGCGCCAGATCGTGCTGCCGAGCCGGGTGCGCGTGAACAATTCCGACACCATGGCCGACCTCGCACGGCTCGGCTTCGGCCTTGCGCAGGCGCCGCGTTATCGCTTCGCCGATGATCTCGCCAGCGGCGCGCTGGTCGAGGTGCTCGCCGACTATCCGCCGTCGCCGACGCCGCTCTCGGCGCTCTATCCGCAGAACCGCCAGCTCGCGCTGCGCCTGCGCGTCTTTCTCGACTGGATCGCAGGGATTTTTGCTGCGGCGAAGCTTTGA
- a CDS encoding SDR family oxidoreductase: MTKQVQRAAIVTGGSRGIGAAIARRLAQDGIAVAINYASGKGAADALVAEIAAAGGRAIAVQADLADPATPARLFDAAERAFGGIDILVNNAGIMELGPLAEVTDEAFARQTSINLDSVFRSLREAARRLRDGGRIVSFSSSVIGLYQPGYGVYAATKAAIEAMTHILAKELGGRQITVNAVAPGPVETRLFLEGKSEQQVRAIAAMNPFGRLGQPDDIAGIVAFLAGRDSGWVNGQIIRANGGVV; the protein is encoded by the coding sequence ATGACCAAGCAAGTTCAGCGTGCCGCCATCGTCACCGGCGGCTCCCGCGGCATCGGCGCGGCGATCGCCCGCCGGCTGGCGCAGGACGGGATCGCGGTCGCGATCAACTATGCCAGCGGCAAAGGGGCCGCCGATGCGCTCGTGGCCGAGATCGCGGCCGCCGGCGGACGCGCCATCGCCGTGCAGGCCGACCTCGCCGATCCGGCAACGCCGGCGCGGCTGTTCGATGCGGCCGAGCGGGCCTTCGGCGGCATCGACATCCTCGTCAACAACGCCGGCATCATGGAGCTCGGCCCGCTCGCCGAGGTGACCGACGAAGCGTTCGCGCGGCAAACGTCGATCAACCTCGACAGCGTGTTCCGCTCCTTGCGCGAAGCAGCGCGGCGGCTCCGCGACGGCGGCCGCATCGTCAGCTTCTCCTCCAGCGTCATCGGCCTTTATCAGCCCGGCTACGGCGTCTACGCCGCAACCAAGGCCGCGATCGAAGCCATGACGCACATCCTCGCCAAGGAGCTCGGCGGCCGGCAGATCACCGTCAACGCGGTCGCGCCCGGCCCGGTCGAAACCCGGCTGTTCCTGGAGGGCAAGAGCGAGCAGCAGGTGCGCGCCATCGCCGCCATGAACCCGTTCGGCCGCCTCGGCCAGCCCGACGACATCGCCGGCATCGTCGCCTTCCTCGCCGGCCGCGACAGCGGCTGGGTCAACGGCCAAATCATCCGCGCCAATGGCGGCGTGGTCTGA
- a CDS encoding 4-oxalocrotonate tautomerase family protein, producing the protein MPFANIKIPQAALSRAQKAEIVHNLTALFVHYFGEAARLHTMVLIEEVPDGGYGRADEVFVVPEAYRASDAVSSPSD; encoded by the coding sequence ATGCCTTTCGCCAATATCAAGATCCCCCAGGCCGCGCTGTCACGGGCGCAGAAGGCGGAGATCGTGCATAACCTCACCGCGCTGTTCGTCCACTATTTTGGCGAAGCTGCACGGCTGCATACGATGGTGCTGATCGAGGAGGTGCCCGACGGCGGCTACGGCCGCGCCGACGAGGTGTTCGTGGTTCCCGAGGCCTATCGCGCCAGCGACGCCGTCAGTTCACCTTCAGACTGA